The region GCATTGGAGGGAAGAACCTCTGCAGGAAAATTAAAGAGGATCCCTCTTTGACCCATTTGCCGGTGATTTTACTGGTTCGGGAGCTTGACAGATACCCGCTCGAAAATTTTCAGGAGTATGGCCCGGCAAGGGTCCTGGGAAAGCCCTTTGAATCCGCTGATCTGATCCGGGTGGTGGATGAGTGCTTCCATCCGGATAAGCGGGGAGATACTGCCGACCGGCTGCCGCCGGCCGTAAGCCTCGATGTTGAGAAGTGGCTTCGTCAGGTTATCGAAGACAAGGTGGAAGAATTCCTCCAGGCTCATCTGGAAGAAATCATTGCTGACCGGGTGGACAGGTTTCTGCAAGGTGATTCCTGTTCCCGCCAGCTTCAGGCAATTTTCACCGAGGAAGGCGTTACCCGGCGCATCATGGAGAATTCTAAAAATATCATTGAAAATATTGCCGGAAAGGTTGTCCCTGAGCAGGCCAGGGTGATGATTCAACGGGAAATTGATCGGATTAAAAATGGCGGATAACCTTAATCAGGAGCCAGAAGCCAGGAGCCAGAAGAAAAGCATGAATTCTGAATTTCGAACCAGAGGAGGACAATTACTTTTTATGGAGAACGAATCCTTATCGAAAGCATATAACCCCCAGGATATCGAAGGGAAATGGTTTACCTTCTGGATGGAGAATGGCTTCTTCAAACCCGACATGGAAGACCCGGGCAGGGAAACCTATTCGATCGTCATTCCTCCTCCGAATATTACCGGATCACTGCATATCGGACATGCCTTGAATAACACCCTGCAGGATATTCTCATCCGGTGGAACCGTCTTTCGGGGAAGAATACCCTGTGGCAACTGGGCATCGATCATGCCGGCATAGCCACCCAGAACGTGGTCGAGCGGCAGTTGGCCGCTGAAGGGCTGCGCAAGGAAGACCTTGGCCGGGAGGCCTTTGTTCAGAGGGTCTGGAAATGGAAAGGCGAGTCGGGCGGCACGATTGTCGAGCAGCTCAAGCGGCTTGGCTCATCCTGCGACTGGGAGCGGGAGCGGTTTACCATGGATGAGGGGTTATCCAGGGCTGTGCGGGAGGTGTTTGTCCGCCTGTATGAGGAGGGGCTGATTTACCGGGGTGATTACATGATCAACTGGTGTCCCCGGTGCCGGACCGCTCTCTCGGACCTTGAGGTGAATTTCGAAGAGCAGGAGGGGCATCTGTATTATCTGAAATATCCTCTCCTGGCCGATGAGAGCCGGTCGATCACCGTGGCTACCACCCGGCCTGAAACCATGCTCGGAGATACGGCCGTGGCTGTCCATCCGGAGGATGAGCGCTATGCTGATTTGATTGGCACAACCATCCGTCTTCCCCTGATGAACAGGGAGATTCCGATCATTGCTGACACCCGCGTGGACCGTCAGTTCGGCAGCGGGGCAGTCAAGGTAACTCCTGCCCACGATTTC is a window of bacterium DNA encoding:
- a CDS encoding response regulator; translated protein: MGQKIILVLDSNPTIQKIIGLAFADTEYQAISLNVNLASAEDALEKIHNISPHMILLDMDLPGIGGKNLCRKIKEDPSLTHLPVILLVRELDRYPLENFQEYGPARVLGKPFESADLIRVVDECFHPDKRGDTADRLPPAVSLDVEKWLRQVIEDKVEEFLQAHLEEIIADRVDRFLQGDSCSRQLQAIFTEEGVTRRIMENSKNIIENIAGKVVPEQARVMIQREIDRIKNGG